A window from Zingiber officinale cultivar Zhangliang chromosome 7A, Zo_v1.1, whole genome shotgun sequence encodes these proteins:
- the LOC122001017 gene encoding cellulose synthase-like protein H1: MAKSHALPLNERVCVNNTLQRLSDVVILSLLLSLLAYRLASLHRHGTTWLVAFVCESWFAFIWFLYLNARWNRIVYRSHPQHLANTYGDLPAVDMFVTTADPTLEPPIITVDTVLSLLALDYPVHKLACYVSDDGASPVTFFSFSESVEFAKLWVPFCKKHGVRVRAPSVYFSSTEPQLNSSADFIQEWRHVKNEYEELTRRVASVNNEDQIPNYHSNDEFKDFFKIESKNHPSIVKILWENKKGSEQEGIMPHLIYVAREKRPEHPHHYKAGAMNVLTRVSGVMTNAPFVLNVDCDMFANNPQVILHAMCLLLDSPDEVNNNAFAQAPQQFHRALKDDPFGNQLVVLQQSLVPGIQGIQGPFYAGTGCLQRRKVIYGVPPNGSRFKKKGGKFFSRLQLLECSSKDNSTEMLSSEELRLFYGTSMEFMHSAVQITAGISSPGLPGDLSSRVAVAEMVASCSYEFNTAWGDEIGWVYGSMTEDILTSLRCHSMGWRTVALMLDPPAFLGSAPVGGPASLTQHKRWATGLLEILVSKKNPVVSVITKELMLRQCLAYLILLVWAVRSIVEVCYALLPAYCLLSNSTFLPNTSEVGFVVALALFVTYNIYTLVEYFRYGLSARAWWNNQRMQRIYSSTAWLLGFFSVVIKLLGISDTVFEITQKEQRRPGEDVDDPGRFTFDSSPAFVPGTAVMLVNLWAFAVGLLRVLSTTDAEGPGIGEFVCSGWILLCFWSFLKGLFGRGRHGIPWPVIGKAMVMVCIFLQCCKTA, encoded by the exons ATGGCAAAGTCCCACGCCCTCCCTCTCAACGAGAGAGTTTGTGTCAACAACACTCTCCAACGGCTCTCGGATGTCGTAAtcctctccctcctcctctccctccTCGCCTATCGTCTCGCCTCGCTTCACCGCCATGGAACCACTTGGCTCGTCGCCTTCGTTTGCGAGTCATGGTTCGCCTTCATCTGGTTCCTCTATCTCAATGCCAGATGGAACCGGATCGTTTATAGATCTCACCCCCAGCACTTGGCAAACAC GTACGGTGATCTTCCAGCCGTGGACATGTTTGTGACCACCGCCGACCCGACGCTGGAGCCTCCGATCATCACCGTCGACACGGTACTCTCCTTGCTGGCCCTGGACTATCCGGTTCACAAGCTTGCTTGCTATGTTTCCGACGACGGAGCGTCGCCAgtgaccttcttctccttctccgagTCCGTGGAGTTCGCCAAGCTCTGGGTTCCCTTCTGCAAGAAGCATGGCGTGAGAGTGCGAGCGCCTTCCGTTTACTTCTCTAGTACTGAACCACAGCTGAACTCCTCAGCTGACTTCATCCAAGAGTGGAGGCATGTCAAG AATGAGTATGAAGAACTAACTCGAAGAGTTGCATCTGTAAATAATGAAGACCAAATTCCTAATTATCACAGTAACGATGAGTTCAAggacttcttcaagatcgagagCAAGAACCATCCAAGCATAGTCAAG ATTTTATGGGAGAACAAGAAAGGATCAGAACAAGAAGGGATAATGCCACATCTAATTTATGTGGCCAGAGAGAAGAGGCCAGAGCATCCACATCACTACAAGGCAGGAGCCATGAATGTTCtg ACGAGGGTGTCGGGCGTGATGACCAATGCACCATTCGTGCTCAACGTCGACTGCGACATGTTCGCCAACAACCCACAAGTCATCCTCCATGCCATGTGTCTGCTCCTTGACTCCCCCGACGAGGTGAACAATAATGCCTTCGCCCAGGCTCCGCAGCAGTTCCATAGAGCTCTCAAGGATGATCCCTTCGGAAACCAACTCGTAGTCCTCCAACAG TCCCTTGTGCCCGGTATACAAGGTATTCAAGGCCCGTTTTATGCCGGAACAGGATGCCTCCAACGGAGAAAAGTCATATATGGCGTCCCACCAAATGGTTCCAGATTTAAGAAGAAAGGCGGCAAATTTTTTTCTCGACTCCAATTACTGGAATGCAGTTCGAAGGACAATTCAACAGAAATGTTGTCTAGCGAAGAACTTCGGTTGTTCTACGGAACCTCTATGGAATTCATGCACTCGGCCGTTCAAATAACCGCAGGAATCAGTAGTCCTGGATTACCCGGCGACCTTTCCAGTCGTGTTGCAGTCGCTGAAATGGTTGCTTCTTGTTCTTATGAATTCAACACAGCTTGGGGCGATGAG ATTGGTTGGGTTTATGGTTCGATGACGGAGGACATCCTCACAAGCCTGAGGTGCCATTCCATGGGATGGAGAACGGTGGCTCTGATGCTGGACCCACCTGCGTTCCTCGGCTCTGCCCCCGTAGGCGGTCCGGCGAGCTTGACGCAGCACAAGAGGTGGGCAACAGGCCTTCTGGAGATCCTGGTTAGCAAGAAAAACCCAGTAGTTTCTGTCATCACCAAAGAGCTCATGCTCCGGCAATGTCTCGCGTACTTGATCTTACTTGTTTGGGCTGTGAGATCCATCGTCGAGGTCTGCTATGCTCTGCTCCCGGCTTACTGCCTCCTCTCGAACTCCACCTTCTTGCCTAAC ACATCAGAAGTGGGTTTTGTTGTGGCATTGGCTCTTTTTGTGACCTACAACATCTACACATTGGTAGAATACTTCCGCTACGGGTTGTCGGCGAGAGCATGGTGGAATAACCAGAGGATGCAGAGGATTTACTCGTCCACCGCATGGCTTCTCGGCTTCTTCAGCGTTGTCATCAAGCTTCTCGGCATCTCGGACACCGTCTTCGAGATCACCCAGAAAGAGCAGCGAAGGCCTGGCGAAGACGTGGACGACCCCGGGCGGTTCACCTTCGACTCATCGCCGGCGTTTGTTCCAGGGACCGCGGTAATGCTGGTCAATCTGTGGGCCTTCGCCGTCGGTTTGCTGCGAGTTCTCAGTACCACCGACGCCGAAGGACCGGGGATCGGGGAGTTCGTGTGCAGCGGCTGGATCTTGCTCTGCTTTTGGTCGTTCTTGAAGGGGCTCTTTGGGCGCGGGAGGCATGGGATTCCCTGGCCGGTCATTGGCAAGGCAATGGTGATGGTTTGCATTTTCCTGCAGTGTTGCAAAACTGCATGA